From one Streptomyces sp. Q6 genomic stretch:
- a CDS encoding CapA family protein has protein sequence MSPLRHSATLDVTAEQLDVLRAIDAETGLRARRAEARGLLGIDPALPGPGRYTLYGARFRQADAPGMTTACDPGDLADLERWIAEARTRADVVLVSVHSHEPGPTPEEPGEFLREFAHRAVDAGADVVAGHGPHFLRGVELYRGRPIFYSLGNIVSQIELADRLPAEDYANLPGLRQPTPGRYFDELSGHGRRLFAPHRRYWRSLVPVLTFDDGELTAARLHPVDLGFGAPVHRRGRPRLAGEAEAKEILTDVAELAAPYGTRVTAGADGIGELDVRGDG, from the coding sequence GTGAGCCCGCTGCGGCACAGCGCCACCCTCGACGTGACCGCCGAACAGCTCGACGTGCTGCGCGCGATCGACGCGGAGACGGGCCTGCGGGCGCGCCGGGCCGAGGCGCGCGGCCTGCTCGGCATCGACCCCGCGCTGCCCGGACCCGGCCGGTACACCTTGTACGGGGCGCGGTTCCGACAGGCGGACGCGCCGGGCATGACGACCGCCTGCGACCCGGGGGACCTCGCCGACCTCGAACGGTGGATCGCCGAGGCCCGCACCCGCGCCGACGTCGTCCTGGTCAGCGTGCACTCCCACGAGCCGGGTCCGACCCCCGAGGAACCGGGCGAGTTCCTGCGCGAGTTCGCGCACCGGGCCGTCGACGCGGGCGCCGACGTCGTCGCCGGACACGGCCCGCACTTCCTGCGCGGCGTCGAGCTGTACCGGGGCCGCCCGATCTTCTACAGCCTGGGGAACATCGTCAGCCAGATCGAGCTCGCCGACCGGCTGCCCGCCGAGGACTACGCGAACCTGCCCGGCCTGCGACAGCCCACACCGGGACGGTACTTCGACGAACTCAGCGGGCACGGCCGCCGCCTGTTCGCCCCGCACCGCCGCTACTGGCGCTCGCTCGTCCCCGTCCTCACCTTCGACGACGGCGAACTGACCGCGGCCAGGCTGCACCCGGTCGACCTCGGCTTCGGCGCCCCGGTCCACCGCCGGGGCCGCCCGCGTCTGGCCGGCGAGGCCGAGGCCAAGGAGATCCTCACGGACGTCGCCGAACTGGCCGCCCCGTACGGCACGCGCGTGACGGCCGGGGCCGACGGCATCGGCGAACTGGACGTGCGCGGCGACGGATAG
- a CDS encoding CapA family protein, translating into MSRLTVALSGDAMVTRGAPITDEPAARDLRALLRGADFAFTNLEVVPSAGRGHPVHNAAGGGALVAEEGVLDGLGDAGFTVFGCANNHALDMGVEGLLGTVDLLRARGLPFAGIGADLTGARRPVYVDRPGGSLALIACSATYLPGQEAAPPSPDLPGRPG; encoded by the coding sequence ATGAGCCGCCTCACCGTGGCGCTCTCCGGTGACGCCATGGTCACCAGAGGTGCGCCGATCACCGACGAGCCTGCCGCGCGGGACCTGCGCGCCCTGCTGCGCGGCGCCGACTTCGCGTTCACCAATCTGGAGGTCGTGCCCAGTGCGGGGCGCGGCCACCCGGTGCACAACGCGGCGGGCGGCGGCGCCCTCGTCGCGGAGGAGGGCGTGCTCGACGGGCTCGGCGACGCGGGCTTCACGGTCTTCGGCTGCGCCAACAACCACGCCCTCGACATGGGCGTGGAAGGGCTGCTCGGCACGGTCGACCTGCTGCGCGCGCGAGGCCTCCCGTTCGCCGGGATCGGCGCCGACCTGACCGGCGCGCGGCGGCCCGTCTACGTCGACCGGCCCGGCGGCAGCCTCGCCCTGATCGCGTGCAGCGCCACGTACCTTCCCGGACAGGAGGCCGCCCCGCCCTCGCCCGACCTGCCCGGCAGGCCGGGGTGA
- a CDS encoding DsbA family protein produces the protein MEPTDPTNTPRTQHPADAPHTPDATDVLVRDMVRKRYRRRRTVVVSTVAAVVVTAAALVGAGLVRANNSDPGEAPDRVPAGVAGDKAGITASKGPVRVDLYLDYLCPECRNTERSLAATLKTLTADGDIRLVYHPVAFLDDYSSPGGYSTRAASAAACAADAGRFEEYTALLFEKQPPERGPGLSDTQLVGAGKDAGISGDSFARCVRDAPHKKWVRYVSDVAASRKVSLTPTVMVAGERIDVTGGDAAGELTRAVAEARR, from the coding sequence ATGGAGCCCACCGACCCCACGAACACCCCGCGCACGCAGCACCCCGCCGATGCCCCGCACACCCCGGACGCCACCGACGTGCTCGTGCGGGACATGGTCCGCAAGCGGTACCGCCGCCGGCGCACCGTCGTCGTGTCGACCGTCGCCGCCGTCGTCGTGACCGCGGCCGCGCTCGTCGGCGCCGGCCTGGTGCGGGCGAACAACTCCGACCCGGGCGAGGCCCCCGACCGGGTGCCCGCCGGGGTGGCCGGCGACAAGGCGGGGATCACGGCGTCGAAGGGCCCGGTCCGCGTCGACCTCTACCTCGACTACCTCTGCCCCGAGTGCCGCAACACCGAGCGCTCCCTCGCCGCCACCCTGAAGACCCTCACGGCGGACGGGGACATCCGGCTCGTCTACCACCCCGTCGCGTTCCTCGACGACTACAGCAGCCCCGGCGGCTACTCGACGCGGGCCGCGTCCGCGGCGGCCTGCGCGGCGGACGCGGGCAGGTTCGAGGAGTACACGGCCCTGCTCTTCGAGAAGCAGCCCCCCGAGCGTGGGCCCGGCCTCAGCGACACCCAGCTCGTCGGCGCGGGGAAGGACGCGGGGATCTCCGGCGACTCCTTCGCGCGCTGCGTCCGCGACGCTCCCCACAAGAAGTGGGTGCGGTACGTGTCCGACGTCGCCGCCTCCCGCAAGGTGTCCCTGACCCCGACCGTCATGGTCGCCGGGGAGCGGATCGACGTCACCGGCGGGGACGCCGCGGGCGAACTGACCCGCGCCGTCGCCGAGGCCCGCCGATGA
- a CDS encoding MauE/DoxX family redox-associated membrane protein — translation MRTGTRLVRAVRDPWAGTAVRLLLAAVLGYAGLVKIQDLANAERSVAVYQIVTGDTAQLVGGALPFVEIAVALLLVAGLATRAAAAVTAALLAVYIAAIASVWARGLSIDCGCFGGGGTLTDGAERGYVIDIARDLLLLGAAVLLVRTPRTRYALDHWVLDLPDARDARGD, via the coding sequence ATGAGGACCGGCACGCGGCTGGTGCGGGCGGTGCGCGACCCGTGGGCGGGGACGGCCGTGCGGCTGCTCCTCGCCGCCGTCCTGGGCTACGCGGGCCTGGTGAAGATCCAGGACCTCGCGAACGCCGAACGCTCGGTCGCCGTCTACCAGATCGTCACCGGCGACACGGCCCAACTCGTGGGCGGCGCGCTGCCGTTCGTCGAGATCGCCGTGGCGCTGCTGCTCGTGGCCGGGCTCGCCACCCGGGCGGCGGCAGCCGTCACGGCCGCCCTCCTCGCCGTCTACATCGCGGCCATCGCCTCGGTGTGGGCCCGCGGCCTGTCCATCGACTGCGGCTGCTTCGGCGGCGGAGGCACCCTCACGGACGGCGCCGAACGCGGCTACGTCATCGACATCGCACGCGATCTGCTGCTGCTCGGCGCGGCCGTCCTCCTCGTCCGCACCCCGCGCACGCGCTACGCCCTCGACCACTGGGTCCTCGACCTCCCCGACGCACGAGACGCAAGAGGTGACTAG
- a CDS encoding ABC transporter permease, translating to MSRTDTVAQAPVEERARVAPDRRPGALRPYLLLWRREMIRLRHNPVRLAMGLVTPLLFLVVLGTGLDAASGNLGKAQLNDYRAFLFPGVLVMSVQAPAIAVGISLVWDRRLGVLRQMLVAPFPRPSIVLGLALGGATTGGVYGLLVLSVGGIASIRYEPVLLLVLVEVFLVSLLFTALGLLAAVTIRQVDTFQVVVNLSLMPLMFFSGAMFPPNGLPGWLAVVVKLNPLTYGVDAVRRTLPGPDVLSSDQTRLMIGDWQPPVAAELGLLAAIIALALGVATYRFSRTP from the coding sequence ATGAGCCGCACCGACACCGTCGCGCAGGCGCCCGTCGAGGAACGGGCCCGCGTCGCCCCCGACCGGCGGCCGGGAGCCCTGCGCCCGTACCTGCTGCTGTGGCGGCGCGAGATGATCCGCCTGCGCCACAACCCCGTACGCCTCGCCATGGGCCTGGTCACGCCGCTGCTGTTCCTCGTCGTGCTCGGCACCGGACTCGACGCCGCGTCCGGCAACCTCGGCAAGGCCCAGCTCAACGACTACCGCGCCTTCCTGTTCCCCGGCGTCCTGGTCATGTCGGTGCAGGCACCGGCGATCGCGGTGGGCATCTCCCTCGTCTGGGACCGCAGACTCGGCGTGCTGCGGCAGATGCTCGTCGCCCCGTTCCCGCGCCCCAGCATCGTCCTCGGCCTCGCTCTCGGCGGCGCCACCACCGGCGGCGTCTACGGCCTGCTCGTGCTGTCCGTCGGCGGCATCGCGAGCATCCGCTACGAACCCGTGCTCCTGCTCGTCCTCGTCGAGGTCTTCCTGGTCTCCCTGCTGTTCACGGCCCTCGGACTGCTCGCCGCGGTGACGATCCGGCAGGTCGACACGTTCCAGGTCGTCGTGAACCTGAGCCTGATGCCGCTCATGTTCTTCTCCGGCGCGATGTTCCCGCCGAACGGGCTGCCCGGCTGGCTCGCCGTCGTCGTCAAGCTCAACCCGCTGACGTACGGGGTCGACGCGGTCCGCAGGACCCTGCCGGGGCCCGACGTGCTCAGCTCGGACCAGACGCGCCTGATGATCGGCGACTGGCAGCCGCCCGTCGCCGCCGAGCTCGGGCTGCTCGCCGCGATCATCGCGCTCGCGCTCGGCGTGGCCACGTACCGGTTCTCCCGGACGCCATGA
- a CDS encoding ATP-binding cassette domain-containing protein, whose protein sequence is MTATAIRAEALYAFYGTHPAVNGLELAVPEGSTFGFLGPNGAGKTTTISMLTTLLKPTAGRAEVAGFDVATQPAEVRRRIGIVFQESTLDQELTATENLRFQADLCGLPRHESRTAIAAMLDLMELSERSRVPVRQFSTGLRRRLEIARGLLGAPRVLFLDEPTTGLDAQTRAAVWDHLDRLRREQGITLFFTTHQLEEAEHCDEVAIVDRGKVITQGTPAELKSVIGSDLVMLSTEDDVRAVDTLAERFGLAAELTPDGILLRVANGAALVPRLCTDLGLTVRSVSIAPPTLDDVFLHHTGSEIRESTANAHTLGTLGEGLR, encoded by the coding sequence ATGACGGCCACCGCGATCAGGGCCGAGGCCCTCTACGCGTTCTACGGCACCCACCCGGCCGTGAACGGTCTGGAGCTGGCCGTGCCCGAAGGCTCGACGTTCGGCTTCCTCGGCCCCAACGGCGCGGGCAAGACGACCACCATCAGCATGCTCACCACCCTGCTCAAGCCCACCGCGGGCCGCGCGGAGGTGGCCGGCTTCGACGTCGCGACCCAGCCCGCCGAGGTGCGCCGCAGGATCGGCATCGTCTTCCAGGAATCCACCCTGGACCAGGAGCTGACCGCGACCGAGAACCTCCGCTTCCAGGCCGACCTGTGCGGGCTGCCGCGCCATGAGTCCCGTACGGCGATCGCCGCGATGCTCGACCTGATGGAACTCTCCGAGCGCAGCCGGGTCCCCGTACGCCAGTTCTCCACCGGCCTGCGCCGCCGCCTGGAGATCGCCCGCGGGCTGCTCGGCGCGCCCCGCGTCCTCTTCCTCGACGAACCGACGACGGGCCTCGACGCGCAGACCCGCGCCGCCGTCTGGGACCACCTCGACCGGCTGCGGCGCGAACAGGGCATCACCCTGTTCTTCACCACGCACCAGCTGGAGGAGGCCGAGCACTGCGACGAGGTCGCGATCGTCGACCGCGGCAAGGTGATCACGCAGGGCACGCCCGCCGAGCTGAAGTCCGTCATCGGCTCCGACCTCGTGATGCTGTCCACCGAGGACGACGTGCGCGCCGTCGACACGCTGGCCGAACGCTTCGGACTCGCGGCCGAACTCACCCCGGACGGAATCCTGTTGAGGGTCGCGAACGGCGCCGCGCTGGTCCCACGGCTCTGTACGGACCTCGGGCTCACCGTGCGGTCGGTGTCCATCGCGCCGCCCACGCTCGACGACGTCTTCCTGCACCACACCGGGTCCGAGATCCGGGAGAGCACGGCGAACGCCCACACGCTCGGCACGCTGGGGGAGGGACTGCGATGA
- a CDS encoding lasso peptide biosynthesis B2 protein — translation MAPPARARCAAGAARLLVRLPPARLHRVLGVISRGARPAAYADVARARRSVVSVSTRCAGLGCLQRSVATALLCRSKGRWADWCTGFRTQPFGAHAWVEVDGRPVDEPGELSAFRTVLAVRLPEGGRA, via the coding sequence GTGGCGCCGCCAGCTCGCGCCCGCTGCGCGGCCGGCGCCGCCCGCCTCCTCGTCCGGCTGCCACCGGCCCGGCTGCACCGCGTCCTCGGCGTGATCAGCCGGGGCGCGCGGCCCGCCGCGTACGCCGACGTGGCCCGCGCCCGCCGCTCCGTCGTCTCCGTCAGCACCCGGTGCGCGGGCCTCGGGTGCCTCCAACGCTCCGTCGCCACCGCCCTGTTGTGCCGCTCGAAGGGCCGCTGGGCCGACTGGTGCACCGGCTTTCGCACCCAGCCGTTCGGGGCGCACGCCTGGGTCGAGGTCGACGGGCGGCCGGTCGACGAACCCGGCGAACTCAGCGCGTTCCGCACCGTCCTCGCCGTCCGCCTGCCGGAAGGAGGCCGCGCATGA
- a CDS encoding lasso peptide biosynthesis PqqD family chaperone, whose protein sequence is MKLSLARDVTLTDVESGAVLLDGRHGRYWQLNASGTAVLRRLLDGHAPDEVAASMSEVAPVAEDRARQDVRALIDSLSAAHLLEVSP, encoded by the coding sequence ATGAAGCTGAGCCTCGCCCGCGACGTCACCCTCACCGACGTCGAGTCGGGGGCCGTCCTGCTCGACGGACGGCACGGCCGCTACTGGCAGTTGAACGCCTCGGGGACCGCCGTCCTGCGCAGGCTGCTCGACGGACACGCCCCGGACGAGGTCGCCGCGAGCATGTCCGAGGTGGCACCGGTCGCCGAGGACCGGGCCCGCCAGGACGTGCGGGCGCTCATCGACTCGCTCAGCGCGGCGCACCTCCTGGAGGTCTCCCCGTGA
- a CDS encoding lasso peptide isopeptide bond-forming cyclase, producing MEFVVLPDCPAAAGPAARLSAERRIDHASGRPWIVGDWPEGEAVVIEAGPRRMVVIGPTDLDENTAADRLGRLRTPHDADRIAARLAGNFHLSVSMDGQTRVQGSVVGVRQIYATTVDGVTVAADGVAPLARLTGAGLDESVLAARLLAPGGAPWPLAQRPVRRGIEALRTGHWLHLDADGRARQVRWWRLPEATLSLAEGAGAVRSALTDALATRVASGRTISADLSGGMDSTSLCFLADVAGADLVTYHVAPLDSANEDTVWAHRAAALLPRARHHTLTSDRAENLFDVGYTADHADAAPEGPSTWASGLTHIRDLARRARGEGSALHLSGFGGDELFGRMPTSAWSLARARPVSGLRLVNRYRLANRWSWGGTVRALADRSTFARGLARVAARIGDPPPPLDEPDFGWVFAPRMPAWATPDAVAEVRRLLTRAAAEQPEPLDADRARHQALASLVFEGSTIRQVNTALAETGIVWDAPFLDDRVIEAALATRVEERLASGRFKPLLTDAVRGAVPDGILDRRDKGEFSAEAFRGLARNRARILELAEDSRLAGLGLIDPVEFRAAVLNPGPMSHHLQPIDTTVACESWLRTHTSPQRDADVQDTGVRR from the coding sequence ATGGAATTCGTAGTTCTGCCGGACTGCCCGGCCGCTGCCGGGCCCGCCGCGCGGCTGTCGGCCGAGCGCCGGATCGACCACGCGTCGGGACGGCCCTGGATCGTGGGCGACTGGCCCGAGGGCGAGGCCGTCGTCATCGAGGCCGGGCCGCGCCGGATGGTGGTCATCGGGCCCACCGACCTCGACGAGAACACCGCGGCCGACCGGCTCGGCCGGCTGCGCACACCGCACGACGCCGACCGGATCGCCGCCCGGCTCGCGGGAAACTTCCACCTGTCGGTGTCGATGGACGGGCAGACCCGTGTCCAGGGATCCGTCGTCGGCGTACGGCAGATCTACGCGACGACCGTCGACGGCGTCACGGTGGCGGCCGACGGGGTGGCACCGCTCGCCCGGCTCACCGGCGCCGGCCTCGACGAGAGCGTCCTCGCCGCGCGGCTGCTCGCACCGGGCGGAGCACCCTGGCCGCTCGCGCAGCGGCCCGTCCGCCGCGGCATCGAAGCGCTCAGGACCGGACACTGGCTGCACCTCGACGCGGACGGCCGCGCCCGGCAGGTGCGCTGGTGGCGGCTGCCCGAGGCGACGCTGTCGCTGGCCGAGGGCGCGGGCGCCGTCCGCTCGGCCCTGACCGACGCGCTCGCCACCCGCGTGGCGTCCGGCCGGACGATCAGCGCCGACCTGTCCGGCGGCATGGACTCCACCTCGCTGTGCTTCCTCGCCGACGTGGCGGGCGCCGACCTCGTCACGTACCACGTGGCGCCCCTCGACAGCGCGAACGAGGACACCGTGTGGGCGCACCGGGCGGCCGCCCTGCTGCCGCGGGCCCGCCACCACACGCTCACCTCGGACCGCGCCGAGAACCTCTTCGACGTCGGCTACACCGCGGACCACGCGGACGCCGCTCCCGAAGGCCCCTCCACCTGGGCCTCCGGACTCACCCACATCCGCGACCTCGCCCGGCGCGCCCGCGGCGAAGGCTCGGCGCTGCACCTCAGCGGCTTCGGCGGCGACGAACTGTTCGGCCGGATGCCCACCTCCGCCTGGTCGTTGGCGCGCGCCCGGCCCGTCAGCGGCCTGCGCCTGGTCAACCGCTACCGGCTCGCCAACCGCTGGTCGTGGGGCGGCACCGTACGGGCGCTCGCCGACCGGTCGACGTTCGCGCGCGGCCTCGCCCGGGTCGCCGCCCGGATCGGCGACCCGCCCCCGCCGCTCGACGAACCCGACTTCGGGTGGGTGTTCGCGCCGCGGATGCCCGCGTGGGCGACGCCGGACGCGGTGGCGGAGGTCCGGCGGCTGCTCACCAGGGCCGCCGCCGAACAGCCCGAGCCGCTGGACGCGGACCGGGCCAGGCACCAGGCGCTCGCCTCGCTCGTCTTCGAGGGCTCCACGATCCGCCAGGTCAACACGGCCCTCGCGGAGACCGGCATCGTCTGGGACGCGCCGTTCCTCGACGACCGGGTGATCGAGGCCGCGCTCGCCACCCGGGTCGAGGAGCGCCTGGCGAGCGGCCGGTTCAAACCGCTGCTGACCGACGCCGTGCGCGGCGCCGTGCCCGACGGCATCCTCGACCGCCGCGACAAGGGCGAGTTCAGCGCCGAGGCGTTCCGCGGCCTCGCCCGCAACCGGGCCCGGATCCTGGAGCTCGCCGAGGACTCGCGCCTCGCCGGACTCGGCCTCATCGACCCGGTCGAGTTCCGGGCCGCGGTCCTCAACCCCGGCCCGATGTCCCACCACCTCCAGCCGATCGACACCACCGTGGCGTGCGAGAGCTGGCTCCGTACGCACACGAGCCCCCAGCGGGACGCGGATGTCCAGGACACAGGAGTACGCAGATGA
- a CDS encoding aborycin family tricyclic lasso peptide codes for MSVEIYEPPMLQEVGDFDELTKCLGVGSCNDFAGCGYAIVCFW; via the coding sequence ATGTCTGTTGAGATCTACGAGCCCCCGATGCTCCAGGAAGTCGGCGACTTCGACGAGCTCACCAAGTGCCTCGGTGTCGGCAGCTGCAACGACTTCGCCGGCTGTGGTTACGCCATCGTCTGCTTCTGGTGA
- a CDS encoding ABC transporter permease, which yields MSETVAAIRAEFIKVRAIRATFLALLLFVPLSVVIAALDGWSAKSAIESDNGMLRDGFTAQQAGLDGILYGQLALIVFGVLVVSSEYSSGMMRVSLLAVPRRGRLYAAKLTVTAAAALLVAIPVTVVGYLVTQAALGPHGASIGDDGVPGALAGAVLYLTLMSLFAAGVATAARSAVLPLAIMLPMVLAGSQILSVIGATKELARYFPDRAGTQMLTVDADHAVRGGVVLLVWTVAALALGYVRHRRWDA from the coding sequence GTGTCTGAGACCGTCGCCGCCATCAGGGCCGAGTTCATCAAGGTGCGCGCGATCCGCGCCACCTTCCTCGCGCTGCTTCTCTTCGTGCCGCTCAGTGTCGTGATCGCCGCCCTCGACGGCTGGTCCGCGAAGTCCGCGATCGAGTCCGACAACGGCATGCTGCGCGACGGCTTCACCGCCCAACAGGCGGGCCTGGACGGCATCCTGTACGGGCAGCTCGCGCTGATCGTGTTCGGGGTGCTCGTCGTCAGCTCCGAGTACAGCTCCGGCATGATGCGCGTCTCGCTGCTCGCCGTGCCCCGGCGCGGCCGCCTCTACGCGGCGAAACTCACCGTCACCGCGGCCGCCGCGCTGCTCGTCGCGATCCCCGTCACCGTCGTCGGCTACCTGGTCACCCAGGCCGCGCTCGGCCCGCACGGCGCGTCCATCGGTGACGACGGCGTGCCCGGCGCGCTCGCCGGAGCGGTGCTCTACCTGACGCTGATGAGCCTGTTCGCCGCCGGAGTGGCCACCGCCGCGCGCAGCGCCGTGCTGCCGCTCGCGATCATGCTGCCGATGGTGCTCGCCGGGTCCCAGATCCTCTCCGTCATCGGGGCGACCAAGGAACTCGCCCGCTACTTCCCGGACCGGGCCGGTACCCAGATGCTCACCGTCGACGCGGACCACGCGGTGCGCGGCGGTGTCGTCCTGCTCGTGTGGACCGTCGCGGCGCTCGCCCTCGGCTACGTACGGCACCGGCGGTGGGACGCGTGA
- a CDS encoding ABC transporter ATP-binding protein: MIDASNLTKRYGEHTVVGGLTFTVRPGTVTGFLGPNGAGKSTTLRMMLGLTRPDEGFARIGGHAYQDLRHPARHVGALLETSVPHRSLTAVDHLRWLARSNDIPRHRVDEVLDAVGLTGAARRRVGTFSLGMGQRLGLAAALLGDPPVLLLDEPVNGLDAEGIRRLRELLRAKAAEGRTVLVSSHLMAEMSMVADHLVVIDRGRLLADTGMQDFIQRHGRSYVRVKAPEPGLLGGELERKGASMAVGSDGSLEVSGLTAAEVSQVAATAGLVLDELSSHTASLEDTFLDLVAKQPGQRHGQRQRQPGRNTRV, from the coding sequence GTGATCGACGCCTCGAACCTGACCAAGCGCTACGGAGAGCACACCGTCGTCGGCGGGCTCACCTTCACGGTGCGGCCCGGGACCGTCACGGGGTTCCTCGGGCCCAACGGAGCCGGCAAGTCCACGACCCTGCGGATGATGCTCGGCCTGACCCGCCCCGACGAGGGCTTCGCGCGCATCGGCGGGCACGCCTACCAGGACCTGCGCCACCCCGCCCGGCACGTGGGCGCCCTCCTGGAGACCTCGGTGCCGCACCGGAGTCTGACGGCGGTCGACCATCTGCGCTGGCTCGCCCGGAGCAACGACATCCCGCGCCACCGCGTCGACGAGGTCCTCGACGCGGTGGGGCTCACCGGCGCGGCCCGACGGCGCGTGGGGACGTTCTCGCTCGGCATGGGCCAGCGGCTCGGCCTCGCCGCCGCGCTGCTCGGCGACCCGCCCGTTCTGCTGCTCGACGAACCCGTCAACGGCCTCGACGCGGAAGGCATCCGCCGGCTGCGCGAACTGCTGCGCGCGAAGGCCGCCGAGGGCCGCACCGTCCTCGTCTCCAGCCATCTCATGGCGGAGATGTCCATGGTCGCCGACCACCTCGTCGTCATCGACCGCGGCAGGCTCCTCGCCGACACCGGGATGCAGGACTTCATCCAGCGCCACGGACGCTCGTACGTACGGGTCAAGGCCCCCGAACCGGGGCTTCTGGGAGGGGAATTGGAGCGCAAGGGCGCCTCCATGGCCGTCGGGTCCGACGGCAGCCTGGAGGTGTCCGGGCTGACCGCCGCCGAGGTCAGCCAGGTCGCCGCCACCGCGGGCCTCGTCCTCGACGAACTCAGCTCGCACACCGCCTCGTTGGAGGACACCTTCCTCGACCTGGTGGCGAAGCAGCCCGGACAGCGGCACGGACAGCGGCAGCGACAGCCCGGAAGGAACACGCGTGTCTGA
- a CDS encoding sensor histidine kinase, translating into MLVVACAALSYGLGPIPFLAAAYALYPVAVTRRGPGRSAVVVGGVCVAGAALLTMSGGRHYEGGTGAVQGVFGVLVLGATWAAGAAVGERRESLRRVIEQTAERAKVEERLRIARDIHDVVTHSVGLIAVKAGIANHVVDTHPDEARDALVVIEDVSRKALRDMRATLTLLRRDEETPEPGDPHDLRPVPGLGDLPELVATAEAAGVRVDLRAHCPQQPPDGVATSAYRIVQEALTNAVKHAAPTRCRVEVAAEGGLLAIDVVDEGPVPGAPHRPAVPGGGLGLVGMRERAAAHGGTLTAGPCEGGGFRVAATLPY; encoded by the coding sequence GTGCTGGTCGTGGCCTGCGCGGCCCTGTCGTACGGACTCGGCCCGATCCCCTTCCTCGCCGCCGCGTACGCCCTGTACCCGGTGGCCGTGACGCGGCGCGGGCCCGGCCGCTCCGCGGTCGTCGTCGGCGGGGTCTGCGTGGCCGGCGCGGCCCTGCTGACCATGAGCGGCGGCCGCCACTACGAGGGCGGAACGGGCGCCGTGCAGGGCGTCTTCGGGGTGCTGGTGCTCGGTGCGACCTGGGCGGCGGGGGCGGCCGTGGGGGAGCGGCGGGAGAGCCTGCGGCGCGTCATCGAGCAGACCGCCGAACGGGCCAAGGTCGAGGAACGCCTGCGCATCGCCCGCGACATCCACGACGTGGTCACGCACAGCGTGGGCCTCATCGCGGTCAAGGCCGGCATCGCCAACCACGTCGTCGACACCCACCCCGACGAGGCGCGGGACGCCCTCGTCGTGATCGAGGACGTCAGCCGCAAGGCGCTGCGCGACATGCGGGCCACCCTGACCCTGTTGCGCAGGGACGAGGAAACCCCCGAACCGGGCGACCCGCACGACCTGCGGCCCGTTCCCGGGCTCGGTGACCTGCCCGAACTCGTCGCGACGGCCGAGGCCGCGGGCGTCCGTGTCGACCTGCGCGCGCACTGCCCGCAGCAGCCCCCGGACGGCGTCGCCACCTCCGCGTACCGGATCGTGCAGGAAGCCCTGACCAATGCGGTGAAGCACGCGGCCCCCACCCGTTGTCGCGTCGAAGTGGCCGCGGAGGGCGGCCTGCTGGCGATCGACGTCGTCGACGAGGGGCCCGTGCCCGGGGCGCCGCACCGGCCCGCGGTGCCCGGCGGCGGCCTCGGCCTGGTCGGGATGCGGGAGCGGGCCGCCGCGCACGGCGGCACCCTCACCGCCGGGCCGTGCGAGGGCGGCGGCTTCCGGGTCGCGGCGACCTTGCCGTACTGA
- a CDS encoding response regulator transcription factor, which translates to MTSTGEINLLIRSEDPVALAGLEAIVDKDVAMTIVCPPGDGADDRRCRPNTREEPAAQPHVIILGEPPSKRFICENVQEILSTYGRATSRPKTLVVSQNDDDDVIVAALRVGVNGYLSRIGSPEELLHSIRIVAKGGAAFSPTIAARFSRYFSTMLSIPELTGFADLTARELEILELLADGLGNQQIARRLFLAEKTVRNYVTRIFAKLEVHDRASAAVRARDAGFGGQPEMLLGEHV; encoded by the coding sequence ATGACATCGACCGGAGAAATAAACCTGCTGATTCGCAGCGAGGACCCCGTGGCGCTCGCCGGTCTGGAGGCGATCGTCGACAAGGACGTGGCGATGACGATCGTCTGTCCGCCCGGCGACGGCGCGGACGACCGCCGATGTCGGCCGAACACCAGGGAAGAGCCCGCGGCGCAACCCCATGTCATCATCCTCGGCGAGCCGCCGTCGAAGCGTTTCATCTGCGAGAACGTCCAGGAGATTCTGTCCACGTACGGACGCGCGACGAGCCGGCCGAAAACTCTCGTCGTGTCGCAGAACGATGACGACGACGTGATAGTGGCCGCCCTGCGGGTCGGTGTCAACGGCTATCTCTCGCGTATCGGTTCACCGGAAGAACTGCTCCACTCCATTCGCATCGTGGCCAAGGGCGGAGCCGCTTTCAGCCCGACGATCGCGGCGAGATTCAGCAGATACTTCTCGACGATGCTGAGCATTCCCGAGCTGACCGGATTCGCCGATCTCACGGCGCGTGAACTGGAAATCCTGGAACTACTGGCGGACGGCCTGGGAAACCAGCAGATAGCCCGCCGCCTCTTCCTGGCCGAAAAGACGGTCCGAAACTACGTCACCCGCATCTTCGCCAAGCTGGAGGTCCACGACCGCGCCTCGGCCGCGGTCCGAGCCCGAGACGCGGGCTTCGGCGGCCAGCCGGAGATGCTGCTCGGAGAGCACGTCTGA